A single region of the Bacillus cereus genome encodes:
- a CDS encoding metal-dependent hydrolase gives MKVSYHGHSVVKIETNGKVILIDPFLTGNPKTDLKAEDVKVDAILLSHGHGDHVGDTVELAKKNNAVVVAPFELATFLSWQGVNTHPMHIGGSHEFDFGKVKFTQAFHGSSYIDEENKTITYTGMPAGILFTAEEKTVYHAGDTALFSDMKLIGELNNIDVAFLPIGDNFTMGPEDAVLAAKWIQAKTVVPMHYNTFPVIEQDPYQFVEKLQNCTGKVLEAGESITL, from the coding sequence ATGAAAGTATCTTATCACGGGCATTCAGTTGTAAAGATTGAAACGAATGGAAAAGTTATTTTAATTGATCCATTTTTAACGGGAAATCCGAAAACAGATTTAAAGGCTGAAGATGTAAAAGTAGATGCAATTCTTTTATCTCATGGACATGGTGATCACGTTGGAGATACAGTAGAGCTTGCGAAGAAAAATAATGCAGTTGTTGTAGCACCATTTGAACTAGCGACATTTTTAAGTTGGCAAGGTGTAAATACACATCCGATGCATATTGGAGGCTCACATGAATTTGATTTCGGAAAAGTGAAATTTACACAAGCATTCCACGGTTCTAGTTATATCGATGAAGAAAATAAGACGATTACATATACAGGTATGCCAGCGGGTATTTTATTTACAGCAGAAGAGAAAACTGTGTACCATGCAGGAGATACCGCTCTATTCTCTGATATGAAATTAATTGGGGAACTGAATAACATTGATGTAGCATTTTTACCAATTGGCGATAATTTCACAATGGGACCAGAAGATGCGGTTTTAGCAGCAAAATGGATTCAGGCGAAAACTGTTGTACCGATGCATTACAATACGTTCCCAGTAATTGAACAAGATCCATATCAATTTGTAGAAAAGCTACAAAATTGTACAGGGAAAGTATTAGAAGCTGGAGAAAGTATTACACTATAG
- the pepQ gene encoding Xaa-Pro dipeptidase, which yields MNARLENLMQWLKEKNVEAAFLTSTPNVFYMTNFHCEPHERLLGMFVFQEKEPILICPKMEEGQARNAGWAHEIIGFTDTDKPWDMIAKAIKDRGINANAVAIEKEHLNVERYEELTKLFPNAAFKSAEEKVRELRLIKDEKELSILREAAKMADYAVEVGVNAIKENRSELEVLAIIEHELKTKGIHKMSFDTMVLAGANSALPHGIPGANKMKRGDFVLFDLGVIIDGYCSDITRTVAFGDISEEQTRIYNTVLTGQLQAVEACKPGVTFGAIDNAARSVIADAGYGDFFPHRLGHGLGISVHEYPDVKEGNESPLKEGMVFTIEPGIYVPNVGGVRIEDDIYITKDGSEILTKFPKELQFVK from the coding sequence ATGAATGCTAGATTAGAAAATTTAATGCAATGGCTAAAAGAAAAAAACGTAGAAGCTGCGTTCTTAACTTCTACACCAAACGTTTTCTACATGACGAACTTCCATTGTGAACCACATGAAAGACTACTTGGTATGTTTGTATTCCAAGAAAAAGAGCCTATTTTAATTTGTCCTAAAATGGAAGAAGGCCAAGCACGTAACGCTGGCTGGGCACATGAGATTATCGGATTTACTGATACTGACAAACCATGGGATATGATTGCAAAAGCAATTAAAGACCGCGGTATCAATGCAAATGCAGTTGCAATTGAAAAAGAACATTTAAACGTAGAGCGTTACGAAGAATTAACAAAATTATTCCCAAATGCAGCTTTCAAATCAGCTGAAGAGAAAGTTCGCGAGCTTCGCTTAATTAAAGACGAAAAAGAACTTTCTATTTTACGCGAAGCAGCTAAAATGGCAGACTATGCTGTTGAAGTTGGGGTAAATGCAATTAAAGAAAACCGCAGCGAACTAGAAGTATTAGCAATTATTGAGCACGAATTAAAAACAAAAGGCATCCATAAAATGTCATTCGATACAATGGTATTAGCAGGTGCTAACTCTGCTCTTCCACATGGTATTCCAGGTGCTAACAAAATGAAGCGCGGCGATTTCGTACTATTTGATTTAGGTGTAATCATTGACGGCTATTGCTCTGACATTACACGTACAGTAGCATTTGGTGATATTTCCGAAGAACAAACTCGCATTTACAACACTGTACTTACTGGCCAACTACAAGCAGTTGAAGCGTGTAAACCAGGCGTTACATTTGGTGCAATCGACAACGCTGCTCGCTCTGTCATCGCAGATGCAGGTTACGGAGACTTCTTCCCTCACCGCCTTGGTCACGGACTTGGAATTAGCGTACACGAATATCCAGATGTAAAAGAAGGCAACGAATCTCCATTAAAAGAAGGTATGGTCTTCACAATCGAGCCAGGTATTTACGTACCAAACGTAGGTGGCGTTCGTATTGAAGATGATATTTATATCACAAAAGACGGATCAGAAATTTTAACGAAATTCCCGAAAGAATTACAATTTGTAAAATAA
- a CDS encoding DUF3221 domain-containing protein, which translates to MNRNMKISTYIFLSVFLIILPSCTTKTVERVAVKKVSKEGYVILRNDTVFFVGDKMFETKVELQKYIEQQMNKDHPSDIVLSFKNKDAYNQLKTGDKIKVWPSQILESYPSKMIIEKFEIVEK; encoded by the coding sequence ATGAATAGGAATATGAAAATTTCTACGTATATATTTTTAAGTGTATTTCTAATCATATTACCATCGTGTACTACAAAAACAGTAGAGCGAGTAGCGGTCAAAAAAGTATCTAAAGAAGGGTATGTCATATTAAGAAATGATACAGTATTTTTTGTCGGTGATAAAATGTTTGAAACAAAAGTAGAGTTGCAAAAGTATATAGAGCAACAAATGAATAAAGATCATCCATCAGATATAGTCTTGAGTTTTAAGAATAAAGACGCATATAATCAATTAAAAACAGGGGATAAAATAAAAGTATGGCCTTCTCAAATACTTGAAAGCTATCCATCAAAAATGATTATAGAGAAATTTGAAATAGTAGAGAAATAG